Proteins co-encoded in one Papaver somniferum cultivar HN1 chromosome 5, ASM357369v1, whole genome shotgun sequence genomic window:
- the LOC113281712 gene encoding uncharacterized protein LOC113281712, which yields MESLSPVSTSIVIQPKNPLFHFQRQRQTRIFHSLSFPRKNTNFFTTRRTRDTCSFAVSGNNNSGGGSEEKEEEEDLETALHLDGSIPSTSDEFVKQVSSRAYDMRRRLHQTFDTSSYDVLEANPWRGASKPVYVLTQRENQLCTMKTRTNRSEVEKELGLLFSKQGKSRTENKTKQSRNGTNFRMVVEDVREGVLVFEDENDAAKYCDLLQGGGQGCEDVVEIDASSVFDICQKMRALAVLFHRGRTPPLPESLQLNLKAKKRSLEDQEDLI from the exons ATGGAATCTCTATCGCCCGTTTCTACATCAATCGTGATTCAACCGAAGAATCCACTATTCCATTTCCAACGACAACGGCAGACCAGAATCTTTCACTCATTATCTTTTCCGAGAAAAAACACCAACTTTTTCACTACCAGAAGAACCAGAGATACTTGTTCATTTGCGGTATCTGGTAATAATAACAGTGGTGGAGGatctgaagaaaaagaagaagaagaagacctgGAGACGGCACTTCATTTGGATGGAAGTATCCCAAGTACTTCTGATGAATTTGTAAAGCAGGTTTCTTCCCGTGCTTATGATATGCGGAGACGTCTTCATCAAACCTTTGATACCAGCAGTTATGATG TATTAGAGGCAAACCCATGGCGAGGAGCTTCGAAACCTGTTTATGTACTTACTCAGAGGGAGAACCAGTTGTGTACAATGAAAACTCGAACAAATCGCAG CGAAGTTGAAAAGGAGCTTGGGTTATTGTTCTCCAAACAAGGGAAGAGTCGAACTGAAAATAAGACAAAGCAGTCAAGAAATGGCACAAATTTCCGCATGGTAGTTGAGGATGTTCGGGAAGGAGTACTT GTGTTTGAAGATGAGAATGATGCTGCAAAGTACTGTGACTTACTACAAGGCGGAGGCCAAGGATGTGAAGATGTTGTAGAGATTGATGCATCCTCG GTGTTTGATATTTGCCAAAAGATGAGAGCCCTTGCAGTCCTTTTTCACCGTGGAAGAACACCTCCATTACCAGAGAGCCTTCAACTCAATTTAAAGGCCAAGAAACGATCCCTTGAAGATCAAGAGGACTTGATATGA
- the LOC113279115 gene encoding Werner Syndrome-like exonuclease, translating into MVSFYNNRIYTVVTQTASIVDEWISKIYYDFHDKLNNLVVGLDCEWRVNFEKGGTRNKIAVLQLCVGHQCLIFQFACRDYIPASLHEFLKNEKFIFVGVGVAEDGDKLFEDYGLSVARTIDLRTLAAEKLDFEELEGTGLKGLAFTVLRRDLPKPNNVTLSRWDASLY; encoded by the coding sequence ATGGTCAGTTTTTACAACAATCGAATCTATACAGTCGTAACCCAGACTGCTTCCATCGTCGACGAATGGATATCGAAAATCTACTATGACTTCCATGATAAACTTAATAATTTGGTTGTGGGTCTGGATTGCGAGTGGAGGGTAAACTTTGAGAAAGGTGGTACTCGAAACAAGATAGCTGTATTACAACTTTGCGTTGGTCACCAATGTCTTATATTCCAGTTCGCATGTCGTGATTACATTCCTGCGTCACTTCACGAGTTTCTTAAAAATGAGAAATTCATATTTGTTGGAGTTGGAGTTGCTGAAGATGGCGATAAACTTTTTGAAGATTATGGATTGTCAGTTGCAAGAACAATTGATCTTCGAACATTGGCGGCAGAAAAACTGGATTTTGAAGAACTTGAGGGGACCGGTTTGAAGGGTTTGGCATTTACGGTTCTAAGGCGAGATCTACCAAAGCCGAACAATGTTACATTAAGTAGATGGGATGCGAGTTTATATTAA